A stretch of Amycolatopsis balhimycina FH 1894 DNA encodes these proteins:
- a CDS encoding putative leader peptide: MRAVLDHIVDAWHAEVVTHAGVLLVARRHVDLLRVASALCVPVR; encoded by the coding sequence ATGCGGGCAGTCCTGGACCACATTGTGGACGCGTGGCACGCTGAGGTCGTGACTCATGCCGGTGTTCTCCTCGTGGCCCGCCGCCACGTCGACCTCCTGCGGGTCGCCAGCGCCCTCTGCGTACCCGTTCGCTGA
- the hemW gene encoding radical SAM family heme chaperone HemW — protein MPELRPDPATPIDPALPESALKRLGSRAFGVYVHVPFCATRCGYCDFNTYTAGELDSGSSPQSWLEGLRRELELAARVLVVPPAADTVFVGGGTPSLLGADGLRSVLDAVRDVFGLAPGAEVTTESNPESTSPEFFAGIREAGYTRVSLGMQSAAPHVLKILDRVHTPGRPGKAAAEARAAGFEHVNLDVIYGTPGERADDLRATLDAVLAAGADHVSAYALIVEEGTALARRVRRGELPAPDDDVLAADYEMIDATLSAAGLRWYEVSNWAASDEARCHHNLGYWRGDDWWGAGPGAHSHVGGVRWWNVKHPARYAALLAEGASPAGGREVLSDDDQHLERIMLELRVAEGLPLDVLDGPGLAEARAAAAEGLLDPSALDSRGRAVLTDRGRLLADGVVRRLAG, from the coding sequence GTGCCCGAGCTGCGTCCCGACCCCGCCACCCCGATCGACCCCGCCTTGCCGGAAAGCGCGCTGAAGAGGCTCGGGAGCAGAGCGTTCGGGGTCTACGTGCACGTCCCGTTCTGCGCGACGCGCTGCGGCTACTGCGACTTCAACACCTACACCGCGGGTGAGCTCGACTCCGGTTCGTCGCCGCAGTCCTGGCTGGAAGGACTGCGGCGGGAACTGGAGCTCGCGGCCCGTGTGCTGGTCGTGCCACCGGCCGCCGACACCGTGTTCGTCGGCGGCGGCACGCCGTCGCTGCTCGGCGCTGACGGCCTCCGCTCGGTGCTCGACGCCGTCCGCGACGTCTTCGGGCTCGCCCCGGGCGCCGAGGTGACGACGGAGTCGAACCCGGAGTCGACGTCGCCGGAGTTCTTCGCCGGGATCCGCGAAGCCGGCTACACGCGCGTCTCGCTGGGCATGCAGTCGGCCGCGCCGCACGTGCTGAAGATCCTCGACCGCGTGCACACCCCGGGCCGTCCCGGGAAGGCCGCCGCCGAAGCCCGCGCCGCCGGCTTCGAGCACGTGAACCTCGACGTGATCTACGGCACGCCGGGGGAGCGCGCCGACGACCTGCGGGCGACGCTCGACGCCGTGCTGGCCGCGGGAGCCGACCACGTCTCGGCGTACGCGCTGATCGTCGAGGAGGGCACGGCGCTGGCCCGCCGCGTGCGCCGGGGCGAGCTGCCCGCGCCGGACGACGACGTGCTGGCCGCGGACTACGAGATGATCGACGCCACGCTGTCGGCGGCGGGACTGCGCTGGTACGAGGTGTCGAACTGGGCGGCGTCCGACGAGGCTCGCTGCCACCACAACCTCGGCTACTGGCGGGGCGACGACTGGTGGGGCGCCGGTCCGGGCGCGCACAGCCACGTCGGCGGGGTGCGCTGGTGGAACGTCAAGCACCCGGCGCGCTACGCCGCCTTGCTCGCCGAGGGCGCCTCGCCCGCGGGCGGGCGCGAGGTGCTCAGCGACGACGACCAGCACCTGGAACGGATCATGCTCGAACTCCGCGTCGCCGAGGGGCTTCCGCTCGACGTCCTCGACGGGCCGGGACTCGCCGAGGCTCGCGCGGCCGCGGCCGAAGGCCTGCTCGATCCGTCCGCTTTGGACTCCCGGGGCCGCGCGGTGCTCACCGACCGCGGGCGGCTGCTCGCCGACGGCGTGGTCCGCCGGCTCGCCGGCTGA
- a CDS encoding NADP-dependent oxidoreductase, with protein MARAIRFDEYGDVEVLRVEDVPKPAPGRGQVLVEVRAAGINPGEAAIRRGFLHERFPATFPSGQGSDFAGVVTELGAGVEEIAVGDEVIGFVNTRSSHAEFVVAEAENLTPRPDGVPWEVAGSLFVAGTTAYAAVRAVSPRDGETVVVSGAAGGVGSLAVQLAKLAGATVIGLAGEANHAWLRELDVIPVAYGDGVLERIREAAPDGVHAFVDTFGSGYVELALHLGIHPGRIDTVIDRAAAAKYNVKTEGNAAAASAEVLRELSLLVDKGLLEVPVARVYALDEVRDAYRELEKRHTRGKIVLRP; from the coding sequence ATGGCGCGCGCGATCAGGTTCGACGAGTACGGCGACGTGGAGGTTCTGCGGGTCGAGGACGTGCCGAAGCCGGCTCCGGGACGGGGACAGGTGCTCGTCGAGGTCCGTGCGGCCGGGATCAACCCGGGTGAGGCGGCCATCCGCCGGGGGTTCCTGCACGAGCGCTTCCCGGCGACGTTCCCGTCCGGCCAGGGAAGCGACTTCGCCGGCGTGGTCACCGAGCTCGGTGCGGGCGTCGAGGAGATCGCCGTCGGCGACGAAGTGATCGGCTTCGTCAACACGCGCTCGAGCCACGCCGAATTCGTCGTCGCGGAGGCGGAGAACCTGACGCCCCGCCCGGACGGCGTGCCGTGGGAGGTCGCCGGTTCGCTCTTCGTCGCCGGGACCACCGCGTACGCCGCGGTGCGCGCGGTGAGCCCGCGGGATGGGGAGACCGTCGTCGTCTCGGGCGCCGCCGGTGGCGTGGGTTCACTGGCCGTGCAGCTCGCGAAGCTGGCCGGCGCCACTGTGATCGGCCTGGCCGGCGAAGCCAACCACGCGTGGCTGCGCGAACTCGACGTGATCCCGGTGGCCTACGGGGACGGCGTCCTCGAGCGGATCAGGGAAGCCGCGCCGGACGGCGTGCACGCGTTCGTCGACACCTTCGGCTCCGGATACGTGGAACTGGCCCTGCACCTGGGCATCCACCCCGGACGGATCGACACGGTCATCGACCGTGCCGCGGCCGCGAAGTACAACGTCAAGACCGAAGGCAACGCGGCCGCGGCGTCGGCCGAGGTGCTGCGCGAGCTGAGCCTGCTGGTGGACAAGGGATTGCTGGAGGTGCCGGTCGCGCGCGTGTACGCGTTGGACGAAGTGCGTGACGCCTACCGCGAGCTGGAGAAACGGCACACACGCGGCAAGATCGTCCTGCGCCCCTAG
- a CDS encoding RidA family protein, whose protein sequence is MAVRHINPEGLHRSPAFSQAVVVEQPAKTIYIGGQNGVDADGKLVGPTVGEQALQAFRNLATILESEGATLANIVHWRIAVVDGHTFDEGVAAFQQVWNRADPPPAITVHVVAGLAPGFLVEIDAVAVV, encoded by the coding sequence ATGGCCGTCCGGCACATCAACCCCGAGGGACTCCACCGCAGCCCGGCCTTCAGCCAGGCCGTCGTGGTCGAACAGCCCGCGAAGACGATCTACATCGGCGGCCAGAACGGCGTCGACGCGGACGGCAAGCTCGTCGGCCCCACGGTCGGGGAGCAGGCCCTGCAGGCGTTCCGCAACCTCGCGACCATCCTGGAAAGCGAGGGCGCGACCCTGGCGAACATCGTGCACTGGCGCATCGCCGTGGTGGACGGCCACACCTTCGACGAAGGAGTGGCCGCCTTCCAGCAGGTCTGGAACCGCGCCGACCCGCCACCGGCGATCACGGTCCACGTCGTCGCCGGCCTGGCGCCGGGGTTCCTCGTCGAGATCGACGCCGTCGCCGTCGTCTGA
- a CDS encoding TetR/AcrR family transcriptional regulator, which produces MDVLAKEGFDAVTMRRIAQELETGPASLYAHVSNKDELAELMLDAVLAGVPLPEPDPARWDEQVKDLVHAQIRVMVAHPGIARVAWDIAVPVTPSSLRLGEAMLALLRAGGLELKQATFAGDALGLYAKAYAYEASGWTWGEIDAAEVSERGRQMVDYMRSLPAEAFPNMLRIGEFFSAETAAERLGFALDTFLAGLKAMAAKK; this is translated from the coding sequence TTGGACGTCCTGGCGAAGGAGGGCTTCGACGCGGTCACCATGCGGCGGATCGCGCAGGAGCTCGAGACGGGGCCCGCGTCGCTGTACGCGCACGTCTCCAACAAGGACGAACTGGCGGAGCTCATGCTCGACGCGGTGCTCGCCGGCGTGCCGCTGCCGGAGCCCGATCCGGCGCGCTGGGACGAGCAGGTCAAGGACCTCGTCCACGCCCAGATCCGGGTGATGGTCGCCCACCCCGGGATCGCGCGCGTGGCGTGGGACATCGCCGTGCCGGTCACGCCCAGTTCGCTGCGCTTGGGCGAGGCGATGCTCGCCCTGCTGCGGGCCGGCGGCCTCGAACTCAAGCAGGCGACCTTCGCGGGCGACGCGCTGGGCCTCTACGCGAAGGCATACGCGTACGAAGCGAGCGGCTGGACCTGGGGCGAGATCGACGCGGCCGAAGTCAGCGAACGCGGCCGGCAGATGGTGGACTACATGCGCTCACTGCCCGCCGAAGCGTTCCCGAACATGCTGCGGATCGGCGAGTTCTTCTCGGCCGAGACGGCGGCCGAACGCCTCGGCTTCGCCCTCGACACGTTCCTCGCCGGGCTCAAGGCCATGGCGGCGAAGAAGTAG
- a CDS encoding SgcJ/EcaC family oxidoreductase, with protein sequence MTTAEADVRAVLERLTQAWNDGDATAYGRLFTEDADYVTFFGLNFPGREAIEESHRALFEGPLKGVKLTGQLGAAAKVRFVRPDVAVVVAGGGSSLTGADTADEGRESTVSFVLVHDGGEWLITAFQNTRVSDPRS encoded by the coding sequence ATGACCACTGCCGAAGCCGATGTCCGTGCCGTGCTCGAGCGGCTCACCCAGGCCTGGAACGACGGCGACGCCACCGCGTACGGGCGGCTCTTCACCGAAGACGCGGACTACGTGACGTTCTTCGGGCTGAACTTTCCGGGCCGCGAAGCGATCGAGGAGTCGCATCGCGCGCTCTTCGAAGGCCCGCTCAAGGGCGTCAAGCTGACCGGGCAGCTCGGCGCGGCGGCGAAGGTGCGGTTCGTCCGGCCGGACGTCGCCGTGGTCGTCGCCGGTGGCGGCTCGTCGCTGACCGGCGCGGACACCGCGGACGAAGGTCGCGAATCGACCGTGAGTTTCGTGCTCGTCCACGACGGCGGCGAGTGGCTGATCACCGCGTTTCAGAACACGCGCGTCTCGGATCCGCGCTCGTGA
- a CDS encoding siderophore-interacting protein translates to MAEAPRRSGRPAVRLRVLRSERLTPHMIRIVAGGEGIAGFAPNAFTDAYVKVLFKVPGVEYPEPFDVQECRATLPREHWPRQRSYTVRAFDPQAGELVIDFVHHGDEGIAGPWAAAAQPGDELLLSGPGGAYAPGAEADWHLLAGDESALPAIAASLEALPAGVPVHAVILVENADEEQPLVTKADAQITWLHRASGGDVAAAVRALPWPDGVVQAFVHGEAGFVRELRRYLLDERGVRRELLSISGYWRFGKNDEAWREEKAAERAREK, encoded by the coding sequence ATGGCTGAAGCACCCCGGCGGTCCGGGCGTCCCGCGGTGCGGCTGCGGGTGCTGCGCAGCGAGCGCCTGACCCCGCACATGATCCGGATCGTCGCGGGCGGCGAGGGCATCGCCGGCTTCGCGCCCAACGCGTTCACCGACGCCTACGTGAAGGTGCTGTTCAAGGTGCCCGGCGTCGAGTACCCGGAGCCGTTCGACGTCCAGGAATGCCGCGCCACGCTGCCGCGGGAGCACTGGCCGCGGCAGCGCTCCTACACTGTTCGCGCGTTCGACCCGCAGGCCGGCGAGCTCGTCATCGACTTCGTCCACCACGGCGACGAGGGCATCGCCGGCCCGTGGGCGGCCGCGGCCCAGCCGGGCGACGAACTGCTGCTCTCCGGTCCCGGCGGCGCGTACGCGCCGGGCGCCGAGGCGGACTGGCACCTGCTGGCCGGGGACGAAAGCGCCCTGCCGGCCATCGCGGCGTCGCTCGAAGCGCTCCCGGCCGGCGTCCCCGTCCACGCGGTGATCCTCGTCGAGAACGCGGACGAGGAGCAGCCGCTGGTCACGAAGGCGGACGCGCAGATCACCTGGCTGCACCGCGCTTCCGGCGGCGACGTCGCGGCGGCGGTGCGCGCGCTGCCGTGGCCCGACGGCGTCGTGCAGGCGTTCGTGCACGGCGAGGCCGGGTTCGTCCGGGAGCTGCGGCGGTACCTGCTCGACGAGCGCGGGGTGCGGCGCGAGCTGCTGTCGATCTCGGGGTACTGGCGCTTCGGGAAGAACGACGAAGCCTGGCGCGAGGAGAAGGCCGCCGAGCGGGCGCGGGAGAAGTAA
- a CDS encoding serine hydrolase domain-containing protein: MAELEVDVDPADAGFDADRLARIDAHFDRYVQDGRLPGWLAVVRRHGRTVHVGRGGHRDVEAGLPVETDTLWRIFSMTKPITSVAAMMLAEEGLLELDDPISRWLPEFESSRVFVKGSALKPFTEPAREPIRVWHLLTHTAGLTYGFHHGHPVDAIYRAAGFDWGTPRGLDLAACCVQWASLPLLFHPGAEWNYSIATDVLGRVVEVVSGLPLDEFFSSRIFSPLGMADTGFVASSGSRLAALYVPDPASGRAVRNDAFGRLGTSRPDCLSGGGGLVSSAADYGRFTEMLLRGGELDGVRLLSPRTVSLMASNHLPGHVDLEAYGRPLFAEMPFDGHGFGLGFSVLEDPVKARTLSSAGEFAWGGAASTAFWVDPDEDLTVGFYTQLLPSSTYRLRPQLRQLVYQALVD, translated from the coding sequence ATGGCGGAACTCGAAGTGGACGTCGACCCGGCCGATGCGGGGTTCGACGCGGACCGGCTCGCGCGGATCGACGCCCATTTCGATCGGTATGTCCAGGATGGCCGGTTGCCGGGGTGGCTCGCGGTGGTGCGCAGGCACGGCCGGACCGTGCACGTCGGACGAGGCGGGCACCGCGACGTCGAAGCCGGGCTGCCGGTCGAGACGGACACGCTGTGGCGCATCTTCTCGATGACCAAGCCGATCACGTCGGTCGCCGCGATGATGCTCGCCGAAGAGGGCTTGCTGGAGCTGGACGACCCGATTTCGCGGTGGTTGCCGGAGTTCGAGTCGTCGCGGGTGTTCGTCAAGGGGTCGGCGCTCAAGCCGTTCACCGAGCCCGCCCGCGAGCCCATCCGCGTGTGGCACCTGCTGACGCACACGGCGGGCCTCACCTACGGCTTCCACCACGGCCACCCGGTGGACGCGATCTACCGGGCGGCCGGCTTCGATTGGGGCACGCCGCGCGGTCTTGACCTGGCGGCGTGCTGCGTGCAGTGGGCCTCCCTGCCGCTGCTGTTCCACCCCGGCGCGGAGTGGAACTACTCGATCGCGACCGATGTGCTCGGCCGGGTCGTCGAAGTGGTGTCCGGCCTTCCGCTGGACGAGTTCTTTTCGTCGCGGATCTTCTCGCCGTTGGGCATGGCGGACACCGGCTTCGTGGCCTCGTCCGGTTCCCGCCTGGCGGCCTTGTACGTGCCGGACCCGGCGTCCGGCCGCGCGGTGCGGAACGACGCGTTCGGCCGCCTGGGCACGTCCCGCCCGGACTGTCTTTCGGGCGGCGGCGGCCTGGTGTCGTCGGCGGCGGACTACGGCCGCTTCACGGAGATGCTCCTGCGCGGCGGCGAACTCGACGGCGTGCGGTTGCTGTCCCCGCGCACGGTTTCCCTCATGGCGAGCAACCACCTGCCCGGTCACGTGGACCTGGAGGCATACGGACGGCCGTTGTTCGCGGAGATGCCCTTCGACGGCCACGGTTTCGGCTTGGGCTTCTCGGTACTGGAGGACCCGGTGAAGGCCCGGACGCTGTCATCGGCAGGCGAGTTCGCCTGGGGCGGCGCGGCTTCGACGGCGTTTTGGGTGGATCCGGACGAGGACCTGACGGTCGGGTTCTACACGCAGCTGCTGCCGTCGAGCACCTACCGGCTGCGGCCGCAGCTGCGGCAGCTGGTCTACCAGGCGTTGGTGGACTGA
- a CDS encoding alpha/beta hydrolase: MNPRKLRAALALGAAASVVALSAPAAAASPAGIVWEDSCQAGYQCGHLDVPLSYQDLSAGSARIAVARLPATDQAHKLGTIFYNPGGPGSSGLFAPALTPALHARFDIVGIDPRGVGASSKIHCFTDPSQLEVLQRALGTFPLTREAERQQIADTRVVTDLCEQNAGPLANHLSTGTIARDLDRLRAAFGEPKLRYYGKSYGTYIGETYANLFPGRVGSLALDAVDDPVRWSTGPGPMSYRLHGFEDAPRALQSFLDACGAHCTFDYGKVLDRLERGPITVTDTAGQQVVVTGQSAIARIHDYLTDAQAAPQLAAFLQALADPASSRVPAVQGGPPDIDSLLGGGATLCSDAANPRDPAVWWDYARRADRVARGFGPFDVYKTLPCATWDVTDTGRYTGPWNRPTAPILLLANRQGDLETPYAGAQRAERLLGNARLLSLDTYGHGSRGKSACIDKSLDDYFVAGAVPAPDTLCAPD; this comes from the coding sequence ATGAATCCTCGGAAACTCCGTGCTGCGCTGGCTCTGGGGGCCGCCGCGAGCGTGGTCGCCTTGAGCGCGCCCGCGGCCGCGGCGAGCCCCGCCGGAATCGTCTGGGAAGACTCGTGCCAGGCCGGCTACCAGTGCGGCCACCTCGACGTCCCACTGTCCTATCAGGACCTTTCGGCCGGGTCGGCGCGCATCGCCGTCGCCCGCCTGCCCGCCACCGACCAGGCCCACAAGCTGGGCACCATCTTCTACAACCCGGGCGGCCCGGGCTCGTCCGGACTGTTCGCCCCCGCGTTGACGCCCGCCTTGCACGCCCGCTTCGACATCGTCGGGATCGACCCGCGCGGCGTCGGCGCCAGCTCGAAGATCCACTGCTTCACCGACCCGTCGCAGCTGGAAGTGCTGCAACGGGCACTCGGCACGTTCCCGCTGACGCGCGAGGCCGAGCGGCAGCAGATCGCGGACACCCGCGTGGTCACCGACCTCTGCGAGCAGAACGCGGGACCCCTGGCGAACCACCTGTCGACCGGGACGATCGCCCGCGACCTGGACCGGCTGCGGGCGGCGTTCGGCGAGCCGAAGCTGCGGTACTACGGGAAGTCGTACGGCACCTACATCGGTGAAACGTACGCCAACCTGTTCCCCGGCCGGGTCGGCTCGCTGGCCCTCGACGCGGTCGACGACCCGGTGCGCTGGTCGACCGGCCCAGGCCCGATGAGCTACCGCCTGCACGGCTTCGAGGACGCCCCACGGGCCCTCCAATCCTTTTTGGACGCTTGCGGTGCCCACTGCACTTTCGACTACGGCAAGGTCCTGGACCGGCTGGAACGCGGCCCGATCACGGTGACCGACACGGCCGGACAGCAGGTCGTCGTCACCGGCCAAAGCGCGATCGCCCGGATCCACGACTACCTGACCGACGCGCAGGCGGCGCCCCAGCTGGCGGCGTTCCTCCAAGCCCTGGCCGACCCGGCCTCAAGCCGCGTTCCGGCGGTCCAGGGTGGCCCGCCGGACATCGACTCCCTGCTGGGCGGCGGCGCGACGCTGTGCTCGGACGCGGCGAACCCGCGGGACCCCGCGGTCTGGTGGGACTACGCCCGTCGCGCAGACCGCGTCGCCCGCGGCTTCGGACCGTTCGACGTCTACAAGACACTCCCTTGCGCGACCTGGGACGTCACGGACACGGGCCGCTACACCGGACCGTGGAACCGTCCGACGGCGCCGATCCTCCTGCTCGCCAACCGCCAGGGCGACCTGGAGACGCCCTACGCCGGCGCCCAACGGGCGGAACGGTTGCTGGGCAACGCCCGCCTGCTGAGCCTCGACACGTACGGCCACGGTTCCCGCGGCAAGAGCGCCTGTATCGACAAGTCGCTGGACGACTACTTCGTCGCCGGTGCGGTGCCCGCCCCGGACACGCTCTGTGCCCCGGACTGA
- a CDS encoding TIGR03842 family LLM class F420-dependent oxidoreductase, whose protein sequence is MDFGIVLQTDPPARDVVRLMKDAEDAGFRYGWTFDSCVLWQEPFVIYSAILAATSSMVVGPMVTSPGTRDWSVMASTFATLNDMYGNRTVCGIGRGDSAHRVVGKPPSTLATVRDCMRVVKDLAEGRPVTMNEKTVQIPWISNGQLEMWMAGYGPKALQTVGEHADGFILQCADPAIARWTIGAVRDAARAAGRDPGGITICVAAPAYVGDDLAHQREQLRWFGGMVGNHVADLVARYGSSGAVPRELTDYIREREGYDYSHHGKAGNPSTEFVPDEIVDRFCLLGPASSHVERLQELAELGVDQFSLYLMHDDREATLASYGAQIIPKLTT, encoded by the coding sequence ATGGATTTCGGGATCGTGCTGCAGACGGACCCGCCCGCGCGGGACGTCGTGCGGCTCATGAAGGACGCCGAGGACGCCGGGTTCCGCTACGGCTGGACGTTCGACTCCTGCGTGCTGTGGCAGGAACCGTTCGTCATCTACTCGGCGATCCTCGCGGCGACGTCGTCGATGGTCGTCGGGCCGATGGTGACCAGTCCCGGCACGCGGGACTGGTCGGTGATGGCGTCGACGTTCGCCACGCTCAACGACATGTACGGCAACCGCACGGTGTGCGGCATCGGCCGCGGCGACTCGGCGCACCGGGTGGTCGGCAAGCCGCCGTCCACGTTGGCCACCGTCCGCGACTGCATGCGCGTGGTCAAGGACCTGGCCGAGGGCCGCCCGGTGACCATGAACGAGAAGACCGTGCAGATCCCGTGGATCTCGAACGGGCAGCTCGAAATGTGGATGGCCGGGTACGGGCCGAAGGCGCTGCAGACGGTCGGCGAGCACGCGGACGGCTTCATCCTGCAGTGCGCGGACCCGGCGATCGCCCGCTGGACGATCGGCGCGGTCCGCGACGCGGCCCGCGCGGCGGGAAGGGACCCGGGCGGCATCACGATCTGCGTCGCGGCCCCGGCGTACGTCGGCGACGACCTGGCGCACCAGCGCGAACAGCTGCGCTGGTTCGGCGGGATGGTCGGCAACCACGTCGCGGACCTGGTGGCGCGGTACGGCTCGTCGGGGGCGGTACCGCGGGAGCTGACGGACTACATCCGCGAGCGCGAGGGCTACGACTACAGCCACCACGGCAAGGCGGGCAACCCGTCGACGGAGTTCGTCCCGGACGAGATCGTCGACCGGTTCTGCCTGCTGGGCCCGGCTTCTTCCCATGTCGAACGGCTGCAGGAGCTGGCGGAACTGGGCGTGGACCAGTTCTCGCTGTACCTGATGCACGACGACCGCGAAGCGACCCTCGCTTCTTACGGCGCCCAGATCATCCCAAAACTCACCACGTAG
- the hydA gene encoding dihydropyrimidinase: MTTLIQGGRVVSPSGALLADVLVDGETIAAVGAPGTLTGDETIDATGKYVLPGGIDAHTHMEMPFGGTHSVDTFSTGTTAAAWGGTTTIIDFAVQAKGTSLLSTMDKWHAKADGNCAIDYGFHMIVSDVNDQSLKEMEACVDGGVGSFKMFMAYPGVFYSTDGEILLAMQKAREIGATIMMHAENGIAIDQLAAQAFEAGNIDPVQHGLTRPPELEGEATSRAIQLAKVTGSPLYIVHLSASQALAAVAEARNEGQNVFAETCPQYLYLSIEDLAKPDFEGAKYVASPPLREKSHQADLWRGLRTNDLSVVSTDHCPFCFKDQKELGRGDFRAIPNGIPGVEHRMDLLHQGVVAGELTLGRWVETCSATPARMFGLYPRKGVIAAGSDADIVIYDPSATQTLSAETHHMNVDYSAYEGFEITGRVHTVLSRGRVVVSPDGFTGSTSHGKFLSRSLNQYLN, translated from the coding sequence ATGACCACGCTCATCCAGGGCGGCCGGGTCGTTTCGCCGTCCGGCGCGCTCCTGGCGGACGTCCTCGTCGACGGCGAGACCATCGCCGCCGTCGGGGCGCCCGGGACGCTGACCGGCGACGAGACGATCGACGCCACCGGGAAGTATGTCCTGCCCGGCGGCATCGACGCCCACACCCACATGGAGATGCCGTTCGGCGGCACGCACTCCGTCGACACGTTCTCGACCGGCACCACGGCGGCGGCGTGGGGCGGCACGACCACGATCATCGACTTCGCCGTGCAGGCCAAGGGCACGTCACTGTTGTCCACAATGGACAAGTGGCACGCGAAGGCGGACGGAAACTGCGCGATCGACTACGGCTTCCACATGATCGTCTCCGACGTCAACGACCAGTCGCTGAAGGAGATGGAAGCCTGCGTCGACGGTGGCGTCGGCAGCTTCAAGATGTTCATGGCGTACCCGGGGGTGTTCTACTCCACGGACGGGGAAATCCTGCTGGCCATGCAGAAAGCGCGCGAAATCGGCGCTACGATCATGATGCACGCCGAAAACGGCATCGCGATCGACCAGCTGGCCGCGCAGGCGTTCGAGGCCGGGAACATCGACCCGGTGCAGCACGGCCTGACGCGGCCACCGGAACTGGAAGGAGAAGCGACGTCGCGGGCGATCCAGCTCGCGAAGGTGACCGGCTCGCCACTGTACATCGTGCACCTTTCGGCGTCGCAAGCGCTGGCGGCGGTGGCGGAAGCACGCAACGAGGGTCAGAACGTCTTCGCCGAGACGTGCCCACAGTACCTGTACCTGTCCATTGAGGACCTGGCGAAGCCGGACTTCGAGGGCGCGAAGTACGTCGCATCGCCGCCGCTGCGGGAGAAGTCGCACCAGGCGGACCTGTGGCGCGGGCTGCGGACGAACGACCTCTCCGTGGTGTCGACCGACCACTGCCCGTTCTGCTTCAAGGACCAGAAGGAACTGGGGCGCGGCGACTTCCGGGCCATCCCGAACGGGATACCGGGCGTCGAACACCGGATGGACCTGCTGCACCAGGGCGTCGTCGCCGGCGAGCTGACGCTCGGCCGCTGGGTCGAGACATGTTCGGCGACACCGGCGCGGATGTTCGGGCTGTACCCGCGTAAGGGCGTCATCGCGGCGGGTTCGGACGCGGACATCGTGATCTACGACCCTTCGGCGACGCAGACACTGTCGGCCGAGACGCACCACATGAACGTGGACTACTCGGCGTACGAGGGATTCGAGATCACCGGTCGCGTGCACACCGTGCTGTCCCGCGGGCGCGTCGTCGTGTCGCCTGACGGCTTCACCGGGTCGACGTCGCACGGCAAGTTCCTGTCCCGCTCGCTGAACCAGTACCTGAACTGA
- a CDS encoding nitrilase-related carbon-nitrogen hydrolase, whose protein sequence is MIKAAVDHIATAASQGAQVVCLQELFYGPYFCQVQDADYYSYTEAIPDGPTTRLMQEVAERHGIVLIVPMYEVEQPGVYYNTAAVIDADGTYLGKYRKNHIPQVQGFWEKFYFRPGNLGYPVFDTAVGRIGVYICYERHFPEGWRALGLAGAKIVFNPSATSRSLSQYLWKLEQPAAAVANEYFVGAINRVGVEPLGDNDFYGQTYFVDPKGQLVGDAASDTDDEVVVRDLDLGLLDDVRNQWAFYRDRRPDTYGPLAEA, encoded by the coding sequence ATGATCAAGGCGGCGGTCGACCACATCGCCACCGCCGCCTCGCAGGGCGCCCAGGTCGTCTGCCTCCAGGAGCTGTTCTACGGGCCGTACTTCTGCCAGGTGCAGGACGCCGACTACTACTCCTACACCGAGGCCATTCCCGACGGGCCCACCACGCGGCTCATGCAGGAGGTCGCCGAGCGTCACGGCATCGTGCTGATCGTGCCGATGTACGAGGTCGAGCAGCCCGGCGTCTACTACAACACCGCCGCGGTCATCGACGCCGACGGCACCTACCTCGGCAAGTACCGCAAGAACCACATCCCGCAGGTCCAGGGGTTCTGGGAGAAGTTCTACTTCCGGCCCGGCAACCTCGGTTACCCGGTGTTCGACACCGCCGTGGGCCGCATCGGCGTCTACATCTGCTACGAGCGGCACTTCCCGGAGGGCTGGCGTGCCCTCGGCCTGGCCGGGGCGAAGATCGTGTTCAACCCCTCGGCGACCAGCCGCAGCCTGTCGCAGTACCTGTGGAAGCTGGAGCAGCCGGCGGCCGCGGTGGCGAACGAGTACTTCGTCGGCGCGATCAACCGCGTCGGCGTGGAACCGCTGGGCGACAACGACTTCTACGGTCAGACGTACTTCGTCGACCCGAAGGGCCAGCTCGTCGGCGACGCCGCGTCCGACACCGACGACGAGGTCGTGGTGCGCGATCTCGACCTCGGGCTGCTCGACGACGTCCGGAACCAGTGGGCGTTCTACCGCGACCGCCGCCCGGACACCTACGGCCCGCTCGCGGAGGCCTGA